From Bacillus pumilus, one genomic window encodes:
- a CDS encoding FliA/WhiG family RNA polymerase sigma factor, with translation MQSLNYEDQALWARWKEWKDPAAGDDLMRRYMPLVTYHVGRISIGLPKSVHKEDLISLGMLGLYDALEKFDPGRDLKFDTYASFRIRGAIIDGLRKEDWLPRTSREKTKKVEAAIEKLEQRYLRNVTPTEVAEELGMSEQDVVTTMNEGFFANLLSIDEKLHDQEDGENVQVMIRDEKTVTPEEKMLKDELIEQLAEKMTELSEKEKLVISLFYKEELTLTEIGHVLNLSTSRISQIHSKALFKLKHLLDKAIQS, from the coding sequence ATGCAATCCTTAAATTACGAAGATCAGGCGCTATGGGCTAGATGGAAAGAGTGGAAGGACCCAGCTGCTGGAGATGATCTTATGCGCCGCTATATGCCGCTCGTCACATATCATGTTGGAAGAATTTCCATCGGACTCCCGAAGTCAGTGCATAAAGAAGACTTGATCAGTCTAGGGATGCTCGGTTTATATGATGCCCTTGAAAAATTCGACCCCGGAAGAGATCTGAAGTTTGATACATATGCATCCTTCAGAATCCGCGGGGCCATCATCGACGGTCTTCGTAAAGAGGACTGGCTGCCTCGTACATCAAGAGAAAAAACAAAAAAAGTAGAAGCGGCTATTGAAAAGCTTGAACAGCGCTATTTACGAAATGTGACGCCGACAGAAGTGGCAGAGGAACTTGGCATGAGTGAACAGGATGTTGTCACAACAATGAATGAAGGTTTCTTTGCGAATCTGCTTTCAATCGACGAGAAGCTGCATGATCAAGAAGACGGTGAAAACGTCCAAGTCATGATTCGCGACGAGAAAACAGTGACACCTGAAGAGAAGATGCTGAAAGATGAATTAATAGAACAGCTTGCTGAAAAAATGACCGAGCTATCGGAAAAAGAAAAGCTCGTGATCAGTCTTTTCTATAAAGAGGAACTGACGTTAACAGAAATCGGTCATGTGCTCAATTTATCGACCTCGCGCATTTCGCAAATTCATTCAAAGGCATTGTTCAAGCTTAAGCATCTGCTTGATAAAGCCATTCAATCTTAA
- a CDS encoding Swarming motility protein SwrB: MLWLISFMLHAALIYFVIILYTRMNSLKITEQKQRELLEETENTLAAFLMEVKEENDKLSKVAAASPDFSAEELKSDFQTPKQPQPPIESQQSVESEDPVPEHLAALLSEVEVQEEKVNEPVPHLESEASVPSEGEIEETFEDQVKTLYDKGHSLEEIAKELKTGKTEIELLLKFSGKL; this comes from the coding sequence ATGTTATGGCTGATTAGCTTCATGCTTCATGCTGCACTTATTTATTTTGTGATCATTTTATATACGAGAATGAATTCGCTGAAGATAACTGAACAAAAGCAGCGAGAACTTCTAGAAGAAACGGAAAATACCCTGGCTGCATTTTTGATGGAAGTCAAAGAAGAGAATGACAAACTATCAAAAGTGGCAGCCGCTTCCCCTGATTTTTCTGCTGAAGAGCTGAAATCGGATTTTCAGACACCAAAGCAGCCACAACCACCAATTGAATCCCAGCAATCGGTAGAAAGTGAAGATCCAGTACCAGAGCACTTGGCGGCTCTCCTTAGTGAAGTTGAAGTGCAGGAAGAGAAGGTAAACGAACCCGTTCCACATCTTGAATCAGAAGCTTCTGTGCCTTCTGAAGGTGAAATAGAAGAAACATTTGAGGACCAAGTGAAGACCTTATATGACAAAGGGCATTCGCTAGAAGAAATAGCGAAAGAACTGAAAACGGGCAAGACAGAAATCGAGCTTTTATTAAAATTTAGCGGAAAGCTGTAA
- the rpsB gene encoding 30S ribosomal protein S2, with product MSVISMKQLLEAGVHFGHQTRRWNPKMKRYIFTERNGIYIIDLQKTVKKVEEAYNFTKNLAADGGKILFVGTKKQAQDSVKEEAIRSGMFYVNQRWLGGTLTNFETIQKRIKRLKDIEKMQENGTFDVLPKKEVVQLKKELERLEKFLGGIKDMKGLPDALFIIDPRKERIAVAEARKLNIPIIGIVDTNCDPDEIDVVIPANDDAIRAVKLLTAKMADAILESKQGEEEAVVEETTETETTTA from the coding sequence ATGTCAGTTATTTCTATGAAACAATTGCTAGAAGCTGGTGTTCACTTCGGTCACCAAACGCGCCGTTGGAACCCAAAAATGAAGCGTTACATCTTTACAGAGCGTAACGGTATCTACATCATCGATCTTCAAAAAACGGTGAAAAAAGTAGAAGAAGCTTACAACTTCACGAAAAACCTTGCTGCTGACGGAGGAAAAATCCTTTTCGTTGGTACGAAAAAGCAAGCACAAGATTCAGTGAAAGAAGAAGCAATCCGTTCTGGTATGTTCTATGTGAACCAACGCTGGCTTGGTGGAACTTTAACAAACTTTGAAACAATCCAAAAACGTATCAAACGTTTAAAAGATATTGAAAAAATGCAAGAAAACGGTACATTCGATGTTCTTCCTAAGAAAGAAGTCGTTCAACTGAAAAAAGAATTAGAGCGTCTTGAAAAATTCCTAGGCGGAATCAAAGACATGAAAGGTCTTCCGGATGCACTTTTCATTATCGACCCTCGTAAAGAGCGTATTGCAGTTGCAGAAGCTCGTAAATTGAATATCCCAATCATCGGTATCGTTGACACAAACTGTGATCCAGACGAAATTGATGTTGTGATCCCTGCAAACGATGATGCAATCCGTGCTGTAAAACTTCTAACTGCTAAAATGGCAGATGCGATTCTTGAGTCTAAACAAGGCGAAGAAGAAGCTGTTGTAGAAGAAACGACAGAAACTGAAACAACAACTGCGTAA
- the tsf gene encoding translation elongation factor Ts has translation MAITAQLVKELRQKTGAGMMDCKKALTETDGDIDKAIDLLREKGIAKAAKKADRIAAEGLTLIKTDGNTGVILEVNSETDFVAKNEGFQSLLNELADHLLAAKPATIEEAHASKMENGSTVEEHITSAIAKIGEKITLRRFSVITKEDNAAFGSYLHMGGRIGVLAVLNGTTDEELARDIAMHVAAVNPKYISRDQVSEEETNREREVLTQQALQEGKPENIVAKMVEGRLNKFFEEICLLDQAFVKNPDEKVKQVVAAKNASIQTYVRYEVGEGIEKRQDNFAEEVMSQVKK, from the coding sequence ATGGCTATTACTGCTCAATTAGTTAAAGAACTGCGTCAAAAAACTGGTGCAGGTATGATGGACTGTAAAAAAGCGTTAACAGAAACTGATGGTGACATCGACAAAGCAATCGATCTTCTAAGAGAAAAAGGAATTGCAAAAGCTGCGAAAAAAGCAGACCGTATTGCTGCAGAAGGATTAACTCTTATCAAAACTGACGGCAACACAGGCGTGATCCTAGAAGTGAACTCTGAGACTGATTTCGTTGCGAAAAACGAAGGATTCCAATCACTTCTTAACGAACTTGCTGATCATTTGCTTGCTGCTAAACCTGCAACAATTGAAGAAGCTCATGCTTCTAAAATGGAAAACGGTTCAACTGTTGAAGAGCATATCACATCTGCAATTGCAAAAATCGGAGAGAAAATCACTCTACGTCGTTTCTCTGTTATCACGAAAGAAGATAACGCAGCATTCGGTTCTTACTTACACATGGGCGGACGCATCGGTGTGTTAGCTGTTCTTAACGGAACAACTGACGAAGAGCTTGCAAGAGACATTGCAATGCACGTTGCTGCTGTAAACCCTAAATACATTTCTCGTGACCAAGTGTCAGAAGAAGAAACAAACCGTGAGCGCGAAGTATTAACACAGCAAGCGCTTCAAGAAGGAAAGCCTGAAAATATCGTAGCTAAAATGGTAGAAGGCCGTCTAAACAAATTCTTTGAAGAAATTTGCTTACTTGACCAAGCATTCGTTAAAAACCCAGATGAAAAAGTGAAACAAGTAGTAGCTGCGAAAAACGCAAGCATTCAAACTTATGTTCGCTATGAAGTGGGCGAAGGTATTGAAAAGCGTCAAGACAACTTTGCTGAAGAAGTTATGAGCCAAGTGAAAAAATAA
- the pyrH gene encoding UMP kinase, with amino-acid sequence MSKPKYNRIVLKLSGEALAGDAGNGINPTVIQSIAKQVKEIAELDVEVAVVVGGGNLWRGKTGSDLGMDRATADYMGMLATVMNSLALQDSLETLGIQSRVQTSIEMRQVAEPYIRRKAIRHLEKKRVVIFAAGTGNPYFSTDTTAALRAAEIEADVILMAKNNVDGVYSADPRTDADAVKYDKLSYLDVLKEGLAVMDSTASSLCMDNDIPLIVFSIMEEGNIKRAVNGESIGTIVRGK; translated from the coding sequence ATGAGCAAACCGAAATATAATCGCATTGTACTGAAGCTAAGTGGCGAAGCACTAGCAGGTGATGCTGGAAATGGAATTAACCCAACTGTCATTCAATCAATTGCAAAGCAAGTAAAAGAAATTGCAGAGCTTGATGTTGAAGTTGCAGTTGTTGTAGGCGGAGGAAACCTTTGGCGCGGTAAGACAGGCAGTGACTTAGGAATGGACCGTGCAACAGCAGACTACATGGGCATGCTGGCAACAGTGATGAATTCACTCGCGCTGCAGGACAGCCTAGAAACGCTTGGCATTCAGTCTAGGGTACAAACCTCTATCGAAATGAGACAGGTTGCAGAGCCATACATAAGAAGAAAAGCGATCCGTCATCTTGAGAAGAAACGTGTCGTGATTTTTGCTGCAGGTACTGGTAACCCTTATTTCTCTACAGATACAACGGCAGCACTTCGTGCAGCAGAAATTGAAGCAGATGTCATTTTAATGGCGAAAAATAATGTAGACGGTGTCTACAGTGCTGATCCTCGTACAGATGCGGATGCAGTAAAATATGATAAGCTTTCATATCTTGACGTGTTAAAAGAAGGGCTTGCTGTAATGGATTCTACTGCGTCCTCATTATGTATGGACAATGACATTCCATTAATCGTATTCTCCATTATGGAAGAAGGAAATATTAAACGTGCCGTCAATGGCGAATCAATTGGAACGATTGTGAGGGGGAAATAA
- the frr gene encoding ribosome recycling factor — translation MSKEVLNQTKEKMEKAVQAYGRELATVRAGRANASLLDKVTVDYYGAQTPLNQIASITVPEARMLIITPYDKTAIGDIEKSIQKSDLGITPTSDGNVIRIAIPALTEERRKELVKVVRKYSEEAKVAVRNVRRDANDELKKLEKNGEITEDELRSSTEDVQKLTDEYVAKIDDVTKDKEKEIMEV, via the coding sequence GTGTCAAAAGAAGTATTGAACCAAACGAAAGAAAAAATGGAAAAAGCCGTTCAAGCATACGGACGTGAACTAGCAACTGTTCGTGCGGGCAGAGCAAATGCTTCATTGCTTGATAAAGTGACGGTTGATTATTACGGTGCACAAACACCACTCAACCAAATCGCGTCAATCACAGTGCCAGAAGCACGTATGCTGATTATCACACCTTATGATAAAACAGCCATCGGTGATATCGAAAAATCGATCCAAAAGTCTGATCTTGGCATCACGCCAACAAGTGACGGAAATGTGATCCGCATTGCGATTCCTGCATTAACAGAAGAAAGGCGTAAAGAGCTTGTGAAAGTGGTAAGAAAATATTCAGAAGAAGCAAAAGTAGCTGTTCGTAATGTTCGTCGTGATGCAAACGATGAGTTGAAAAAGCTTGAGAAAAATGGTGAGATCACTGAAGATGAATTAAGATCATCGACAGAGGATGTTCAAAAATTGACAGATGAATATGTCGCTAAAATTGATGACGTGACGAAAGATAAAGAAAAAGAAATCATGGAAGTTTAA
- a CDS encoding isoprenyl transferase, with protein MLNILKNWKNQQTAASNLESLTKEDILNGEIPEHIAIIMDGNGRWAKKRALPRVAGHHEGMKVVKRMTKLANELNVKVLTLYAFSTENWKRPKLEVDFLMKLPEEFLNIYLPELIEENVRVRLTGDPDGLPQHTKRAVENAVKSTANNDGLVLNFALNYGGRTEIVSACRQISEKVKEGKLQAEDITEEMFSAYLMTESLQDPDLLIRTSGEIRLSNFMLWQIAYSEFVFTDVLWPDFSDEHLIGAIGEYQRRGRRFGGI; from the coding sequence ATGCTCAATATACTCAAAAATTGGAAGAATCAGCAAACTGCTGCTTCCAACTTAGAAAGCCTGACAAAAGAAGACATATTAAATGGAGAAATTCCTGAACATATCGCCATTATCATGGATGGGAACGGAAGATGGGCGAAAAAACGTGCTCTTCCACGGGTAGCAGGACATCATGAAGGAATGAAAGTCGTCAAGCGCATGACAAAGCTTGCAAATGAGCTGAATGTCAAAGTGCTGACTTTGTATGCTTTCTCTACGGAAAATTGGAAACGTCCAAAACTAGAAGTAGACTTTTTAATGAAGCTTCCTGAAGAATTTTTGAACATCTACCTGCCTGAACTCATCGAGGAAAATGTCCGTGTGCGCTTAACAGGTGATCCAGACGGCCTCCCGCAGCATACGAAAAGAGCGGTAGAGAACGCAGTAAAGAGTACGGCGAATAACGACGGACTCGTTTTGAATTTTGCGCTCAACTATGGAGGGCGCACAGAAATCGTCTCCGCATGCAGACAAATTTCTGAAAAAGTCAAAGAAGGTAAGCTTCAAGCAGAAGACATCACAGAAGAGATGTTTTCAGCTTATTTAATGACAGAATCTCTTCAAGATCCGGATTTGCTTATTCGCACAAGTGGAGAAATTAGATTAAGTAACTTTATGCTTTGGCAAATTGCATACAGCGAGTTTGTCTTTACGGATGTGCTTTGGCCTGACTTTTCTGATGAGCATCTTATAGGCGCTATCGGAGAATACCAGCGCCGCGGCCGGAGGTTCGGTGGAATTTAG
- a CDS encoding phosphatidate cytidylyltransferase, whose protein sequence is MKQRILTGVLAAAGFLLAVIYGQMPFTLLIYLMGSVALFELLRMKKISIFSFPGIVSLILLWLLMGGENSFFPNVDASKMQIALFAVLILLTYTVLSKNSFTFDEVAFVVLATLYIGVSFYYFIQIRGLYGMSAIFFAAVIIWSTDSGAYFIGKSMGKRKLWPEISPNKTVEGFIGGIVTAVVLSFVFQAVTGFLPSYLLVMFITLLLSIFGQLGDLVESALKRHYHVKDSGTILPGHGGILDRFDSFLFVLPFLYLLLATFAS, encoded by the coding sequence ATGAAACAAAGAATTTTGACGGGTGTTTTGGCAGCTGCAGGCTTTTTACTTGCGGTTATATATGGACAGATGCCATTTACCCTGCTGATTTACTTAATGGGAAGTGTCGCTCTCTTTGAGCTTCTAAGAATGAAAAAGATATCGATTTTCAGCTTTCCTGGTATTGTCAGCTTAATATTGCTTTGGCTTTTAATGGGCGGAGAGAACAGCTTCTTCCCGAACGTAGACGCATCAAAAATGCAAATTGCTTTATTTGCAGTCTTAATCCTTTTAACTTATACAGTGTTGAGCAAAAACTCTTTCACATTCGATGAGGTTGCTTTTGTTGTATTAGCGACATTATATATTGGCGTCAGTTTCTATTATTTCATCCAGATTAGAGGCTTATATGGCATGAGTGCGATCTTCTTCGCAGCAGTGATTATTTGGTCCACTGACTCAGGTGCTTACTTTATTGGGAAATCTATGGGGAAACGAAAGCTCTGGCCAGAGATCAGTCCAAACAAAACAGTAGAAGGATTTATCGGCGGAATCGTCACAGCGGTCGTGTTGTCATTTGTGTTTCAGGCGGTTACAGGATTTTTGCCATCATATCTGCTTGTTATGTTTATTACTCTTTTGCTCAGTATCTTTGGACAGCTTGGCGACCTTGTGGAATCTGCTTTAAAGCGTCATTATCACGTAAAGGATTCAGGGACAATTCTCCCTGGACATGGCGGGATTTTGGACAGGTTTGACAGCTTTTTGTTCGTTCTGCCGTTTTTATATTTACTGCTCGCAACGTTTGCCAGCTAA
- the dxr gene encoding 1-deoxy-D-xylulose-5-phosphate reductoisomerase — protein MKYISLLGATGSIGEQTLDVIRQHPDKFKLKAMTFGRNVDKAVPIIEQFQPEFVGCLSEETYQTLKGHSFEYDVKMAAGDEANIEAATYDAVDVVVNALVGSVGLVPTLKAIEQKKTIALANKETLVTAGHIVKEYAKTYDVPLLPVDSEHSAIFQCLQGEQAKNIERLIVTASGGSFRDKKRTELEGVTVEEALNHPNWSMGAKITIDSATMMNKGLEVIEAHWLFDIPYEQIDVLLHKESIIHSMVEFHDKSVMGQLGTPDMRVPIQYALTYPDRAPLPEAKSLNLWEIGQLNFQKADFDRYRCLHFAYESGKIGGTMPAVLNAANEMAVDAFLKGKVTFLQIEELIEKALNRHHVISTPSLQDIHEVDKDTRDFVQSILT, from the coding sequence TTGAAATATATTTCGCTATTAGGCGCAACAGGATCAATCGGAGAACAAACATTAGATGTGATTAGGCAGCACCCAGACAAATTTAAGCTGAAAGCCATGACATTTGGCCGAAATGTAGATAAGGCCGTTCCAATCATAGAACAGTTTCAGCCTGAATTTGTCGGATGTTTAAGTGAAGAGACTTATCAGACGCTAAAAGGTCATTCATTTGAATACGATGTCAAGATGGCTGCTGGTGATGAAGCCAACATCGAGGCAGCGACCTATGATGCAGTGGACGTTGTGGTCAATGCACTTGTAGGAAGTGTTGGGCTTGTTCCAACATTAAAGGCCATTGAACAAAAAAAGACGATTGCACTCGCAAATAAGGAAACACTTGTCACAGCTGGTCATATAGTAAAAGAGTACGCGAAAACATATGATGTACCTTTACTTCCTGTCGATAGTGAGCATTCCGCTATTTTTCAATGCCTGCAAGGTGAACAAGCTAAAAACATTGAACGCTTAATCGTGACAGCTTCAGGTGGTAGTTTCCGAGATAAAAAACGAACTGAACTTGAAGGTGTTACGGTTGAAGAAGCGCTGAACCACCCAAACTGGTCAATGGGAGCGAAAATTACCATTGATTCAGCGACGATGATGAATAAAGGGCTCGAGGTGATTGAGGCACATTGGTTGTTTGATATACCTTATGAACAAATTGATGTGCTGTTACATAAAGAGAGCATTATCCATTCGATGGTGGAATTTCACGACAAAAGCGTCATGGGTCAGTTAGGGACACCTGACATGAGAGTGCCGATTCAATATGCACTCACATACCCTGACAGGGCGCCATTACCAGAAGCGAAATCATTGAACCTTTGGGAGATTGGACAATTGAATTTCCAAAAAGCGGATTTTGACAGGTATCGCTGCTTACATTTTGCTTATGAATCAGGTAAAATAGGAGGGACAATGCCTGCTGTGCTCAATGCAGCAAATGAAATGGCAGTTGATGCATTTCTGAAAGGCAAAGTAACGTTCCTGCAAATTGAAGAATTGATTGAAAAGGCACTAAATAGACATCATGTGATTTCAACGCCTAGTTTGCAAGATATCCATGAAGTGGACAAAGATACACGAGACTTTGTTCAATCAATCCTCACATAA